The following proteins come from a genomic window of Candidatus Bathyarchaeia archaeon:
- a CDS encoding asparagine synthase C-terminal domain-containing protein: MGEQELMKSKRVEDSSLINLDELRYILTLRYYPKGSTFLPKLTWKDFVPYTGIEAGLQPMIEGAIKSAIDYGNPKKVGIAISGGVDSTSVLALARKLYPRLNIKTLCITFGEDERESQDAEQVSDVFGTHHFHFHIENPLRELPQQIAVLGVPRWNAYTYYIFEYFDRYKVDMLLTGDGGDEMFGGYAFRYKEILDSNARTLDSKAYVNTHKMDWVPDQERMFGSKIKFRWEDIYATLSEHFKNPLSKLGQTFLADYNGKLLYDFAPTNIAFAKHFKQNMFAPLLNNEVIYTAAHLPYHLKYDHKNNVGKIFLRQILMENFAYKSATKPKIGFGMNRIEMWQKTRDSAIGLFDDARCCEMELINKAWLVKAQKQADSGRDGTRLRYVTRLFMILALEVWLRLFVTKELKASDKL, translated from the coding sequence TTGGGTGAACAAGAACTGATGAAGTCTAAGAGAGTTGAGGATTCCAGTTTGATCAACTTGGATGAACTGCGTTACATTCTGACATTGCGCTATTATCCGAAAGGCTCAACATTCTTGCCAAAGCTGACTTGGAAAGACTTTGTGCCTTACACAGGCATCGAAGCCGGCTTGCAGCCTATGATAGAAGGCGCAATCAAGTCAGCCATCGATTATGGAAACCCTAAGAAAGTCGGCATAGCTATTAGCGGGGGCGTTGACAGCACTTCAGTTCTGGCGTTGGCTAGAAAGCTTTACCCGCGACTTAACATCAAGACTTTGTGCATTACGTTTGGCGAGGATGAGCGGGAATCTCAAGATGCAGAGCAGGTGTCCGACGTGTTTGGAACACATCACTTTCACTTCCATATAGAGAACCCGCTTAGAGAACTCCCTCAACAAATCGCAGTGCTCGGTGTGCCACGCTGGAATGCGTACACCTACTATATTTTCGAGTATTTTGACCGTTACAAGGTGGACATGCTTCTAACTGGAGATGGTGGCGACGAAATGTTTGGAGGCTACGCGTTTCGTTACAAGGAAATCCTCGATTCAAACGCAAGAACACTTGATTCAAAAGCCTACGTGAATACTCACAAAATGGATTGGGTACCCGATCAAGAGAGAATGTTTGGTTCAAAAATCAAGTTTCGGTGGGAAGACATCTATGCTACTCTCTCGGAGCATTTCAAAAACCCGCTCAGCAAACTAGGACAGACTTTCTTGGCTGACTACAATGGCAAACTCCTTTACGATTTTGCCCCAACTAACATCGCGTTCGCAAAGCATTTCAAACAGAATATGTTCGCCCCACTGCTCAACAACGAGGTCATTTACACAGCTGCTCACTTGCCCTATCACCTGAAATACGACCACAAGAACAACGTTGGAAAGATATTTCTTAGGCAAATCCTCATGGAGAATTTTGCATACAAGTCGGCGACAAAACCAAAAATAGGCTTTGGCATGAACAGAATCGAGATGTGGCAAAAAACTAGGGACAGCGCAATCGGGCTTTTCGACGATGCCCGATGCTGTGAAATGGAGCTAATAAACAAAGCATGGCTGGTCAAAGCCCAGAAGCAGGCTGATTCAGGAAGAGACGGGACTAGGCTGCGTTATGTTACTAGGCTTTTCATGATTCTAGCGCTTGAAGTTTGGCTGAGGCTTTTCGTCACCAAGGAACTGAAGGCAAGCGATAAACTGTGA
- a CDS encoding glycosyltransferase family A protein has protein sequence MRERSRSSGRQGPRVEASYAVLIPSKNGEATIEQTLRSVFSQTVSAREIVVIDDASTDATPRILERFPQVTKIRLEHKLPRDFARVPKLINLGLSRVSEPCSYVMISGDDSLYPNNYVQLVLEEFKKDSQLYVCSGSHTKQKVFDQASPHGSGRIIRYSFLKEVLPFPESIGWESWILFKAQQKGGRIKRIASASYQHLRPYGSSSVWTFGQSMYELGYPFWFILVRLAKNIMTEPNKLQQLTMLGGFLEFKLKRKPKLDISDFVGRSQVQRIRKILRR, from the coding sequence GTGAGGGAAAGGTCAAGGTCGTCAGGGCGGCAAGGACCCAGGGTTGAAGCTTCTTATGCGGTTTTAATCCCCTCTAAGAATGGGGAAGCAACCATTGAACAGACTCTGCGGTCTGTTTTTTCTCAGACTGTTTCAGCTCGGGAAATAGTTGTCATCGATGACGCTTCAACCGACGCGACGCCGCGGATTCTTGAGAGGTTTCCTCAAGTAACCAAGATTCGATTAGAGCACAAGCTGCCCAGAGATTTTGCCCGGGTCCCCAAACTGATTAATCTGGGGTTAAGCCGCGTATCAGAACCATGCAGTTACGTGATGATTTCTGGAGACGACAGCTTATATCCAAACAACTATGTTCAACTTGTACTGGAAGAGTTCAAGAAAGATTCTCAACTCTATGTGTGCTCTGGAAGCCACACTAAGCAAAAGGTATTCGATCAAGCTAGTCCTCACGGGTCTGGCAGAATAATTCGATACAGCTTCTTGAAGGAAGTTCTCCCCTTTCCTGAATCCATCGGTTGGGAAAGTTGGATTCTGTTCAAGGCCCAGCAGAAGGGTGGACGGATCAAGAGAATTGCAAGTGCGTCTTATCAACACCTGAGACCTTATGGCAGCAGTTCTGTTTGGACATTTGGGCAAAGCATGTACGAGTTGGGTTACCCTTTCTGGTTTATTCTCGTAAGGCTCGCAAAGAACATCATGACTGAGCCTAACAAACTCCAGCAGCTGACAATGCTCGGCGGCTTCTTGGAGTTTAAGTTGAAAAGAAAACCTAAATTGGACATCTCTGATTTCGTGGGTAGAAGTCAGGTCCAAAGAATCAGAAAAATACTTAGAAGATGA
- a CDS encoding glycosyltransferase translates to MTAGEKLDKTVAHFGNLANDAFPVVEELQALGENVQLYIPTQSHVTALPQWELLKFQVEDIGEPYRPNWERLNQDFVKPDWLHFLDLRSNIMSKLNRIRKEMKKYDLIVAHVPFFIYSYLLRRDYIPFEAGAIRYFGEARISYKGIRYWLMKKSYQHAKMILMTNPDTLDLCDKYRLNWVFMPFAINMQRYRPMKVDPLNYENVIFCYSRQDWKEKGQDKMIKAFAAFLKEQADSLLVLVNWGVDQQKSKSLIADFGIEKHVHWVPLMSKPCLVEWINKSTVIADQFNLGSSGTAGFEAMACGKPLIIFLSKSHFSRVYDEFPPVLNAGTEKEILFSLSLCNDKKKRDDAGRRSRQWVAKHHDSAVVARKHMEIYVKMLGG, encoded by the coding sequence ATGACGGCGGGCGAAAAACTGGACAAAACCGTGGCTCACTTTGGCAACTTGGCTAACGACGCCTTTCCAGTCGTTGAAGAATTGCAGGCTTTGGGGGAAAATGTGCAACTTTACATCCCAACCCAAAGCCACGTCACGGCGCTACCACAGTGGGAACTGCTGAAATTCCAAGTTGAAGATATTGGTGAACCTTACCGTCCGAACTGGGAAAGGTTAAACCAAGACTTTGTCAAGCCTGATTGGCTGCATTTTCTTGACCTGAGAAGCAACATAATGAGCAAACTGAACAGAATAAGAAAGGAGATGAAAAAATATGATCTGATTGTCGCTCACGTTCCGTTTTTCATATACTCCTATCTGCTGAGACGCGACTACATTCCATTTGAAGCTGGAGCGATAAGATACTTCGGGGAAGCTAGGATCTCGTACAAGGGAATTAGATATTGGCTGATGAAAAAAAGCTACCAACACGCTAAGATGATCCTCATGACAAACCCCGACACGCTTGACCTATGCGATAAGTACCGGTTAAACTGGGTTTTTATGCCCTTCGCCATCAACATGCAAAGATATAGACCCATGAAAGTTGACCCATTGAACTATGAAAACGTGATATTCTGCTATTCGAGACAAGACTGGAAAGAAAAGGGCCAGGACAAAATGATCAAGGCCTTCGCTGCCTTTCTGAAGGAACAAGCGGATTCTCTACTTGTCTTGGTTAATTGGGGGGTTGACCAGCAAAAATCGAAGAGCCTGATAGCAGACTTTGGCATTGAAAAACATGTTCACTGGGTTCCTCTGATGAGCAAACCTTGCCTTGTGGAATGGATTAACAAGTCCACAGTGATTGCAGATCAGTTCAACTTAGGAAGCAGCGGAACTGCTGGGTTTGAGGCCATGGCATGCGGAAAACCGTTAATCATTTTCCTTTCTAAATCGCATTTCTCTAGGGTCTATGATGAGTTTCCACCTGTCCTTAATGCAGGAACTGAAAAGGAGATCCTTTTTTCTCTCAGTCTCTGCAACGACAAAAAGAAAAGAGACGATGCAGGGCGCAGGTCGAGGCAATGGGTGGCAAAACATCATGATTCTGCTGTGGTTGCTAGGAAGCATATGGAAATTTATGTGAAAATGCTTGGAGGCTAA
- a CDS encoding radical SAM protein — translation MTEKKPKKAKLEMKFHTKVYRKMWREAASFLYKMHSEYAIPTTLGVCLTHLCNIRCPYCMRESFHPQEGPLTRDIVKGMLHRMPYISGICVMGLCEPFMNVEAPKIVRWLKDVGGYKMALTTNGMVPLTEDRLDCLLRVDDFVISIDTYDSKTFKHLRGGADLNRVMNSLENVIEFKRSRGLGRYDNPPIHINSVITTLNFHQIPGLIKMLEPYAKDLTYLMVDPVSRPDYSKFEEPLALVHNKEFEESINKYRKIAKKSPLQVVVSTTCLFPATIGLIAALPG, via the coding sequence ATGACTGAGAAAAAACCGAAGAAAGCAAAACTTGAGATGAAGTTTCACACCAAGGTCTACAGGAAAATGTGGAGGGAAGCTGCAAGTTTCCTATATAAGATGCATAGTGAATACGCCATCCCGACAACTTTGGGTGTTTGTCTTACTCACCTCTGTAACATCCGATGTCCTTACTGTATGAGAGAATCCTTCCATCCGCAAGAGGGGCCCCTGACTCGAGACATTGTCAAGGGAATGTTACATAGAATGCCATACATTAGTGGTATTTGTGTCATGGGCTTATGCGAACCTTTCATGAACGTTGAAGCGCCGAAGATCGTGCGTTGGCTCAAAGATGTGGGCGGTTACAAGATGGCCTTGACAACCAATGGAATGGTGCCTCTAACTGAGGATAGATTAGACTGTCTTCTTCGAGTGGACGACTTCGTTATTAGCATAGACACGTATGATTCCAAAACATTCAAGCACCTCAGAGGTGGGGCTGATCTGAACAGGGTTATGAATAGCCTAGAGAACGTCATAGAGTTCAAACGCTCTAGAGGTCTTGGTCGATACGATAACCCGCCTATCCACATAAACTCAGTGATAACCACGCTCAACTTTCATCAGATCCCAGGACTGATAAAGATGCTTGAACCATATGCCAAAGATCTAACGTACTTGATGGTTGACCCGGTTTCTAGACCGGACTACTCGAAGTTTGAAGAGCCGTTGGCTCTTGTTCACAACAAAGAGTTTGAAGAATCAATAAACAAGTACCGAAAAATTGCGAAAAAGTCTCCGTTGCAGGTTGTTGTCTCGACTACATGCTTGTTCCCAGCTACAATTGGGCTAATTGCGGCCTTACCTGGTTGA
- a CDS encoding polysaccharide biosynthesis protein, giving the protein MASQKTQEKILMPKFFKGKHIFITGGTGSFGHTIVGELLKLDVSKVTVYSRDEEKQLDMEGEFSDPRLDFVIGDVRDYDRLRETIKPRTDIVYHAAALKVIPTCEKHPLEAVKTNLLGSINVRKACLEKDVGKALLISTDKAVKPVNAYGMTKALAEKIWISDMKGLSTLFSVVRYGNVVGSRGSVVPYFQNLMSQKKPLPITDRRMSRFLITLKQAINLVFKATATMVGGEIFVPKIPACKVTDLAEAMGGNDYPITITGIRPGEKIAEVLISEEEIRRTKDLEKYFVIEPHGSAKTQELLEEYTSENTTQLKIEEIKELIS; this is encoded by the coding sequence ATGGCGAGCCAAAAGACACAGGAGAAAATACTAATGCCTAAGTTCTTCAAAGGAAAACACATTTTCATCACTGGCGGAACCGGAAGCTTCGGACACACAATTGTCGGCGAATTGCTGAAGCTTGATGTTTCGAAGGTCACTGTTTACAGTAGAGATGAGGAGAAACAGCTTGATATGGAAGGGGAGTTCTCAGATCCGAGGTTAGACTTTGTTATTGGAGATGTCCGGGACTACGATCGACTCCGAGAGACCATCAAGCCAAGAACTGACATCGTTTATCATGCGGCTGCCCTGAAAGTCATTCCAACGTGCGAAAAGCACCCGTTGGAAGCAGTCAAAACGAATCTACTTGGCTCTATTAATGTGCGAAAAGCATGTCTTGAGAAAGATGTAGGCAAAGCCTTGCTCATAAGCACTGACAAGGCTGTTAAACCCGTGAACGCTTATGGCATGACGAAAGCGCTAGCCGAGAAGATCTGGATCTCCGACATGAAAGGATTGTCCACGCTCTTCAGTGTGGTTCGTTATGGAAATGTCGTGGGGTCAAGAGGCTCAGTAGTTCCCTACTTCCAAAACCTAATGTCCCAGAAAAAGCCGCTTCCTATAACTGATCGTCGGATGAGCAGGTTCCTCATAACATTGAAGCAGGCAATCAATTTGGTTTTCAAAGCAACGGCAACGATGGTTGGGGGCGAAATTTTTGTGCCCAAAATTCCTGCATGTAAAGTAACCGATTTGGCTGAAGCCATGGGTGGAAACGATTACCCAATTACAATAACTGGAATTAGACCTGGCGAGAAAATCGCTGAAGTGCTCATCTCCGAAGAGGAAATTAGAAGAACGAAGGATTTGGAGAAGTACTTCGTCATAGAACCACACGGCTCGGCAAAAACTCAGGAACTACTTGAAGAATACACAAGCGAAAACACTACCCAACTGAAGATTGAAGAAATAAAGGAGTTGATCAGCTGA
- a CDS encoding sugar nucleotide-binding protein, which yields MTGGSGKLGSQLKLVFPNGLSPTHESLDITNKDATAHYLRKESIDTVLHCAALTNIRYCEEHREEAFNVNVNGTRFLLEALESSSVDRPYFVYVSTACVFPGDLPDKYYSEEDVPYPKNFYAVTKLFGECISNSLSKRLEVLVVRTNFIERMKWPYPKAFTDRFATYLYSDQVAKAIKGLVDTRTAGLVHVCGDKRMNMFNFAKLTDPEVKPMTLQDYNGPPLTVNMSLTSNKIPLIHFETSRRSAGEQRK from the coding sequence ATCACAGGTGGCTCAGGCAAGCTTGGAAGTCAGCTGAAGCTTGTGTTTCCAAACGGTCTCTCCCCAACTCATGAAAGCCTAGACATCACGAATAAGGACGCTACAGCCCACTATTTACGCAAGGAATCCATAGACACCGTATTACATTGCGCGGCTTTGACCAACATTAGATACTGCGAGGAACATCGAGAAGAAGCGTTCAACGTCAACGTTAACGGTACTCGATTCCTGCTCGAAGCCTTGGAATCTTCGAGCGTTGATCGACCATATTTCGTATATGTTAGCACAGCTTGTGTGTTTCCCGGAGATCTCCCGGACAAATACTATTCTGAGGAGGACGTCCCGTATCCGAAGAATTTCTACGCAGTGACTAAACTCTTTGGCGAGTGTATTTCGAACAGCTTGTCGAAACGCCTCGAAGTGCTTGTTGTTAGAACGAACTTCATTGAACGGATGAAATGGCCGTATCCAAAGGCTTTCACTGATAGATTTGCAACCTATTTGTATTCCGATCAGGTAGCCAAAGCTATCAAGGGTCTGGTGGACACAAGAACAGCGGGTCTAGTTCATGTTTGTGGAGACAAGAGAATGAATATGTTCAATTTTGCTAAGCTTACAGACCCCGAAGTCAAACCCATGACATTGCAGGACTATAATGGACCACCGTTAACTGTGAACATGAGCCTGACTTCAAACAAGATTCCCTTGATACATTTTGAAACCAGTCGGCGAAGCGCTGGTGAACAAAGAAAATGA
- a CDS encoding NAD-dependent epimerase/dehydratase family protein, translated as MKILVTGGAGFIGSHLVEKLVTSNHEVDVLDNLSNGKKENLKTVWKRIRFHELDVSQSLVEKLPNFRFDAIYHLPCFPRSRSFDDPKRDVEVNVIGMVNILELAKKDKPKVIFSSNSGIYNTSKMPIDENTPDDPKTPYDLDKLQAEKYLKLYRDTFGIEHVIFRFATVYGPRQSLSPLWKPVVLEFVTSLLKREQPVIHWDGEQTRDFIYVSDVVKALVSALSNKNANGETMILGSGIETSINGLYSTVSRILGVNVKPIRESKKLGDIRRMRYNCKKAERILGWKAITTLEEGVKRTIDFQKARVENKLSKS; from the coding sequence ATGAAGATTCTTGTGACCGGCGGAGCAGGATTCATAGGCAGCCATCTTGTCGAAAAACTGGTGACTTCAAACCATGAAGTTGATGTTCTAGATAATCTAAGCAATGGCAAGAAAGAAAACCTCAAAACCGTATGGAAACGAATTCGGTTCCATGAACTCGATGTTTCTCAATCTTTAGTTGAGAAATTGCCCAACTTCAGATTCGACGCGATTTACCATCTGCCCTGTTTTCCTAGAAGTCGAAGTTTCGACGACCCTAAACGCGACGTCGAAGTCAATGTTATCGGCATGGTGAACATTCTAGAGCTAGCGAAGAAAGACAAGCCAAAGGTCATTTTCAGTTCAAATTCTGGGATATACAATACTTCAAAGATGCCTATCGACGAGAATACTCCTGACGACCCAAAAACTCCCTATGACTTGGATAAGCTACAAGCTGAGAAATACTTGAAGCTCTATCGCGACACATTCGGAATAGAACACGTGATCTTTCGTTTTGCAACCGTTTACGGACCACGACAAAGCCTGTCTCCGCTATGGAAGCCCGTGGTTTTAGAGTTTGTCACCTCTCTGTTGAAACGTGAACAACCAGTCATTCACTGGGATGGTGAACAAACAAGGGACTTCATCTACGTTAGCGACGTCGTGAAAGCCCTAGTCTCGGCGCTAAGTAACAAGAACGCAAACGGAGAAACCATGATACTGGGATCTGGAATCGAAACAAGCATAAACGGGCTTTACAGCACTGTCAGCAGAATTCTTGGAGTGAACGTAAAGCCGATCCGTGAGTCGAAGAAACTTGGGGACATAAGACGAATGCGCTACAACTGTAAGAAAGCCGAGCGGATTCTGGGGTGGAAAGCCATTACAACTCTTGAGGAAGGCGTCAAAAGAACCATTGATTTTCAAAAGGCAAGAGTGGAAAATAAGCTTTCCAAATCCTGA
- a CDS encoding oligosaccharide flippase family protein: MSNLRPTARVARGATYLFLQGFATAFIGLVYFAFLAHTFGSPAEQWQMGAYALLSFILSLSSVLGTLALQYSSVKYIAQYQAQGEMEKAKGVAARVLQIGLLTSVVAFSALFFPAEWLSTLLFNTPDHALLIRVVAVCSIFAILQTSASGILQGLQRMREVAFLGLTISLTHTFVGIGLLLAGWRLYAVVIGWLAGWVITAACSLFLSYRYLGFRGKPHPVRPLLSFSFPLYISTNLGFFIAWADQLLLVSYMSLLHGTIEAQSILGIYYVAIRASVVPSIFSNAVVTALFPSLSGLYAQQGLGSLKDAFRMSTRYAVLLGFPLVTGVATLAFPVIILFGGWSYIGAAEPLIIISLGVLIGTLGLAIGPILMTLERTSVVSMLSVIGVALNLSLSYATVVLLSLGMIGAAWARTLAAIIGLLVTLYAVTRYVKIAFDREAIWKSLVASALLTLAIIGVDLVRMLLSPSDYQFLVIRLHLLPIYVLAGAAAYAIGLVLLKAIKQHDVEIFEDYLPGKLKWVATWASRFASAK; the protein is encoded by the coding sequence TTGTCCAATCTGCGTCCAACTGCTCGTGTGGCTCGCGGCGCAACATACTTGTTCCTGCAAGGATTCGCCACAGCCTTCATCGGCTTAGTGTACTTTGCTTTTCTAGCCCACACCTTCGGTTCTCCTGCTGAGCAGTGGCAGATGGGCGCCTACGCGTTATTGTCCTTTATTCTGTCTCTGTCTTCGGTTCTGGGCACCCTTGCGCTTCAGTATTCCTCAGTCAAATACATCGCTCAATATCAGGCGCAGGGCGAGATGGAGAAGGCTAAGGGAGTCGCTGCGCGAGTGCTGCAGATAGGTTTGCTCACATCGGTTGTCGCGTTTTCCGCCTTGTTCTTCCCAGCCGAATGGCTGTCGACCTTGCTGTTCAACACGCCAGACCACGCCCTTCTCATTCGCGTAGTTGCCGTCTGCTCCATATTTGCGATATTGCAGACCAGTGCTTCAGGTATTCTCCAAGGACTGCAACGAATGCGCGAAGTAGCCTTCTTGGGATTGACGATAAGCCTGACTCATACATTTGTAGGCATTGGCCTACTCCTTGCCGGTTGGCGGCTGTACGCTGTGGTTATCGGGTGGCTAGCGGGCTGGGTCATAACAGCAGCATGTAGTCTATTTCTGTCATATAGGTATCTCGGCTTTCGTGGAAAACCTCATCCCGTACGTCCTCTGTTGAGCTTCTCTTTTCCGTTGTATATTTCAACGAACTTAGGGTTCTTCATAGCTTGGGCTGATCAGCTTCTTCTTGTGTCTTACATGAGTCTGCTCCACGGCACAATTGAAGCTCAAAGCATACTTGGAATCTACTATGTAGCCATACGCGCCTCGGTTGTCCCAAGTATTTTTTCAAACGCTGTGGTCACCGCGCTGTTTCCTTCTCTCTCGGGGCTTTATGCGCAACAAGGCTTGGGCAGTTTGAAAGATGCTTTTCGCATGTCAACTCGCTACGCAGTTCTATTAGGTTTCCCACTAGTGACAGGTGTGGCAACGTTAGCGTTTCCAGTGATAATTCTGTTTGGCGGATGGTCGTACATCGGCGCAGCTGAACCCTTAATTATCATTTCACTAGGAGTCCTAATTGGAACGTTAGGATTAGCCATAGGTCCCATCTTGATGACGCTGGAACGCACATCTGTTGTTTCCATGCTGTCTGTTATCGGCGTGGCGCTCAATCTTTCTCTGTCATATGCTACAGTGGTTTTGCTCAGTTTAGGCATGATTGGAGCTGCATGGGCAAGAACCTTAGCTGCCATAATTGGTTTACTCGTGACACTGTACGCTGTCACACGCTATGTCAAGATAGCTTTTGACAGAGAAGCCATTTGGAAGTCTCTTGTCGCCTCAGCCTTGCTGACTCTAGCTATTATTGGAGTTGACTTGGTACGAATGTTGCTGTCGCCTTCAGATTATCAGTTTCTTGTCATCAGACTTCATCTGCTTCCAATTTACGTCTTGGCAGGCGCCGCGGCTTATGCCATCGGTTTAGTCCTGCTGAAAGCCATCAAGCAGCACGATGTAGAAATTTTCGAAGATTATCTGCCGGGCAAACTGAAATGGGTCGCGACATGGGCAAGTCGATTCGCGTCAGCAAAATAG
- a CDS encoding serine/threonine-protein kinase RIO2, whose protein sequence is MSSADTAVKAIRQLQPEDFRVLQVIEAHMARHRYVPENDLPRLTKLTKRELDFRLPRLTKFGLVEHWVGPYTGYVLYTAGYDCLAINALVKAGVLEAFGKPLGVGKESDVYDALAPKGEQVAVKFHRLGRISFRTTRRTRGYVAQRHHISWLYQSRLAAEKEFEALNIVYPHHVAVPKPISQNRHLVVMGMIQGAELAEFSEIPNPEKTLKEILSNVRKAYHKSGVVHADLSEFNIIMQPGWHTLIIDWPQYVRKEEPHADRLLERDVKNVVVFFRRKFKTRTTLEDALSYVKA, encoded by the coding sequence ATGTCAAGCGCTGATACTGCGGTTAAAGCAATCCGCCAACTGCAACCTGAAGACTTTCGCGTACTGCAAGTCATCGAGGCACACATGGCTCGTCACAGGTATGTTCCAGAAAACGATTTGCCGAGACTTACCAAACTCACTAAGCGAGAGCTTGATTTCAGATTGCCTCGATTAACCAAATTCGGTTTAGTGGAACACTGGGTTGGACCCTACACTGGCTACGTACTCTACACTGCAGGCTACGACTGCCTAGCCATAAACGCTCTAGTCAAAGCCGGCGTGCTCGAAGCCTTCGGCAAACCATTAGGCGTTGGAAAAGAATCAGACGTTTACGACGCACTTGCACCAAAAGGCGAACAGGTGGCAGTCAAATTTCATCGGCTGGGAAGAATAAGTTTCCGCACAACCAGACGAACACGGGGCTACGTAGCTCAACGCCACCACATAAGCTGGCTGTATCAGTCACGATTGGCAGCTGAGAAGGAATTTGAAGCCCTAAACATAGTCTACCCTCACCATGTGGCAGTGCCAAAACCAATCAGTCAAAACCGCCACTTAGTCGTTATGGGAATGATTCAGGGCGCCGAACTTGCTGAATTCAGTGAAATCCCAAATCCTGAAAAAACACTGAAGGAAATCTTGTCAAACGTGCGCAAAGCCTACCATAAATCTGGCGTGGTTCACGCTGATCTAAGCGAATTCAACATCATCATGCAGCCCGGCTGGCACACACTCATTATAGACTGGCCACAATACGTGAGAAAGGAGGAACCCCACGCTGATCGGCTACTTGAACGAGATGTGAAAAACGTTGTCGTATTTTTCAGAAGAAAATTCAAGACTAGAACTACGTTGGAAGATGCGCTGAGCTATGTGAAGGCGTGA
- a CDS encoding THUMP domain-containing protein: MPQQAFDTVIVRFGGEIGIKALWTRKQYERRLTSNIKAALKHHAIQCSAFVKKAGRLYIKTDRAAEATEKLSQIFGVSSSSPAIETSSQLDDILTTSAELAGSQFKLGKSFAVRCRRVGTHLYTSQDVCVKVGERINASLPDLKLHVDLTRPEQTLQVEVREEKAYLFTNTVKGVGGLPLGTQPKLVCLLKGDVQSTVACWMTMKRGCPPVLVHFGEPSLIQRRSNAEQAVALAQKLMEWNIGFPRKLHVIENSSPFQRLTQTSPSELVSLVHKRLMFRIAQRIAEAIGAEGIVTGDSLENDAKHAVHAINLHDEAVRGFPIYRPLLGFDAAVIAEMAVMVGLKEAAPRRKKNRAKVKQVKVSQIKLEDVRRIENKLNIEMLVGDAVKSLRVLKI, translated from the coding sequence TTGCCTCAACAAGCGTTTGACACCGTTATCGTCCGTTTCGGAGGCGAGATAGGCATCAAAGCCCTGTGGACGAGGAAGCAATATGAACGCCGCCTAACCAGTAACATAAAAGCAGCACTGAAACACCATGCCATCCAATGTTCCGCCTTTGTCAAGAAAGCAGGGCGACTCTACATAAAGACAGACCGGGCTGCCGAAGCCACGGAAAAGCTCAGCCAAATTTTCGGAGTTTCATCCTCGTCACCAGCAATAGAGACGTCTTCCCAACTCGACGACATTCTCACCACCAGCGCTGAACTTGCAGGCTCACAGTTCAAGCTAGGAAAGAGCTTCGCTGTGCGTTGCCGCAGAGTTGGAACACATCTCTACACAAGCCAAGATGTCTGCGTGAAAGTTGGAGAGCGCATAAACGCGTCTCTTCCAGATCTGAAACTGCACGTTGATCTGACCCGCCCAGAACAAACGCTGCAAGTCGAAGTCAGAGAAGAAAAAGCCTACCTGTTCACCAACACGGTCAAAGGCGTAGGTGGCTTACCCTTGGGCACACAACCCAAACTCGTTTGTCTGCTCAAAGGCGATGTGCAATCAACAGTTGCCTGCTGGATGACGATGAAACGCGGTTGCCCGCCTGTGCTAGTCCATTTTGGAGAGCCCAGCCTCATCCAAAGGCGTTCAAACGCCGAACAGGCTGTAGCCCTCGCTCAGAAACTGATGGAGTGGAACATTGGGTTTCCGAGAAAACTGCACGTAATAGAAAACAGTTCACCTTTTCAGAGGTTGACTCAGACTTCTCCAAGTGAGTTAGTTAGCCTTGTGCACAAGCGCCTCATGTTTCGAATAGCTCAGCGCATCGCAGAAGCAATCGGGGCAGAAGGCATAGTCACGGGCGACTCGCTTGAGAACGATGCAAAACACGCTGTGCACGCCATCAACTTGCACGATGAAGCAGTAAGAGGCTTCCCCATCTATCGCCCACTGTTAGGGTTCGACGCCGCCGTGATCGCGGAGATGGCAGTAATGGTCGGTTTGAAGGAAGCTGCGCCTAGGCGAAAAAAAAACAGAGCCAAGGTCAAACAGGTCAAGGTAAGCCAAATCAAGCTTGAAGATGTCAGGCGAATTGAGAACAAGTTGAATATTGAAATGCTGGTTGGCGACGCCGTCAAGTCACTTCGAGTTTTGAAAATCTAA